Genomic window (Streptosporangium brasiliense):
TCCAGGTGGCCCGGCACGGGCCCCGCGACGCCGTGCGGATCGCCCGCGAGTGGGGCCGCCCGCCGGTGCCCGGGCCGATCAGGAAGTTCTACCCGCGTCTCGACGCGGTCGCCACGGCCACCGAGACGAGCCGCCAGGACTGGGACCGCCTGCTGAACGGCGGCACCGAGGTCAGGCTGATCCCGGACGCGCTCCCGGCCGGTCCCTGGCCGCGCTCGCGGATGGACAACCGCATCGTCGCCGCGGGCGGGCGATGGGTGCCGGTGAAGGCCTACGACCGGCTGATCCGCGCCTTCGCCGCCGTCGCCGGCAAGCGCCCCGACTGGCGGCTGCGGCTGTACGGCGGGGGCCCGGAGGACAAGCGCCTGCGCGCCCTGGTCCAGGACCTCAACCTGCACAACCACGTCTACTTCATGGGCACGACCTCCGACCTGACCGGCGAGTTCGCCAAGGCGTCGATCGTGGCGGTGAGCTCCCGGGCCGAGGTGCTCGGGATGACCGTGATCGAGGCGATGGCCAGCGGGGTGCCGGTGATCGGGTTCGACAGCCCGAGGGGGCCGGGCGAGTTCGTGGCCGACGGCCGCAGCGGGGTCCTGGTCCCCGAGGGGGAGGGTGAGATCGAGGCGTACGCGTCCGCGCTGCTCGCGCTCATCGACGACGAGCGCCGGCGCCGGGAGCTGTCGGCCGGCGCGCTGGCGGCCGCGGCCGCCTACGCGGCGCCTCCGGTTGCCGAACAGTGGGAGAAACTGATCGCGGCAGCTTCCCGCTGAGCCAGGCCCGGGTACGGTTGGGGCATGCAT
Coding sequences:
- a CDS encoding glycosyltransferase yields the protein MRICLLLPSVYGMRGDVRSAVNLAGELAGRHDVEIVSVRRHRERPFFPVAPEVRLSWVVDAQPGVRHLLPPGQMRTEVALWRRLRALKADVIISTRPGLSVQVARHGPRDAVRIAREWGRPPVPGPIRKFYPRLDAVATATETSRQDWDRLLNGGTEVRLIPDALPAGPWPRSRMDNRIVAAGGRWVPVKAYDRLIRAFAAVAGKRPDWRLRLYGGGPEDKRLRALVQDLNLHNHVYFMGTTSDLTGEFAKASIVAVSSRAEVLGMTVIEAMASGVPVIGFDSPRGPGEFVADGRSGVLVPEGEGEIEAYASALLALIDDERRRRELSAGALAAAAAYAAPPVAEQWEKLIAAASR